A single Quadrisphaera setariae DNA region contains:
- a CDS encoding ABC transporter permease, translating to MLRLTLRQARSTAGRLLLAGVAVALGTGFVAAVLLTSALFSRTTTSSVAAQYAGADVVVRTNGSPLTDAQVASLSGTPGVAAVEGRVDAGVQLVGAVGTEYTALRSTATAPELAQVDASQLTAGSLPAAAGQVAVSAATAQRLGVDVGGTVSVRTYPPAAATTGDGAAAGDAPLADPAPVDSPVTVVGLVEDDEGVFSGTGPTTLATAPDALAWSADLYGDLPSGQPRSGYGTVLVVDAAGTSPEQARDAVAQRLGSAGLPVQTGSWDPSQGWSGDAPPVDVLTVAQVVDRSVDSALGGTRVLTGVVLAFAAVALFVATTVITNTFSVLVAQRTRQLALLRCVGATKGQVRRSVLLEAAALGLVASVAGVALGSGLAAVAALVLAHYAPGAPVPTGVVVTPAAVLVPLAVGVAATLLAALVPARAATRVSPLAALRPATAPDLRTRTSRVRLVLSLVLLVGGGALLVLGTLFATGSFADAVGAATGTSDELAQYGVLVAVAGGMASFTGVLVGQVFLVPRTVSLVGGLVARAGGAPARLAALNAVRNPRRTASTAGALLIGTTLVALMVVGAATTSRTLGAALDRQFPVDVQVTTVPEGTSRTGPGLDASVVSAVRAVPGVSASALLTTGEVVTSGGPAAHSRGEVYGLDVISGNRDDLASVLAHPADVAPLAPGTAVISPETAERLGVRDGDQLDLRAVTALDGGEGADGATTTDAADAAGAEHAVRVAVTDVGGPQVVLDSSDAAALQLGDAQSEMWLRTGPTADAVEVVDQVQSAVTEVAGTDTGAAPVSVSGLAAQRAVYEKVIDTMLLVVVGLLAVAVVIALVGVANTLSLSVIERTRENAVLRALGLTRGQLRRMLALEGALVAGVGGLLGVVLGSLYGWAGAASLLGGVAAAGGDAIWTPSLPWGRLGLLLAVAVVAGLLASVLPARRAVRTPPVAALADQ from the coding sequence ATGCTGCGCCTCACCCTCCGCCAGGCCCGCTCCACCGCGGGCCGCCTGCTCCTCGCCGGCGTGGCCGTGGCCCTCGGGACCGGCTTCGTGGCCGCCGTGCTGCTGACGTCCGCCCTCTTCTCCCGCACCACCACGAGCTCGGTCGCCGCCCAGTACGCCGGCGCCGACGTCGTGGTCCGCACGAACGGCTCCCCCCTCACCGACGCCCAGGTCGCCTCGCTCTCCGGCACCCCGGGGGTCGCAGCGGTCGAGGGCCGCGTCGACGCCGGCGTCCAGCTGGTCGGGGCCGTCGGCACCGAGTACACCGCGCTGCGCAGCACCGCGACGGCGCCGGAGCTCGCGCAGGTCGACGCCTCCCAGCTGACCGCCGGGTCCCTCCCCGCGGCGGCGGGCCAGGTGGCCGTCAGCGCTGCGACGGCGCAGCGCCTCGGGGTGGACGTCGGAGGCACCGTCAGCGTGCGGACCTACCCGCCGGCTGCCGCCACCACCGGTGACGGCGCCGCCGCCGGCGACGCTCCGCTCGCCGACCCCGCTCCCGTCGACAGCCCGGTCACCGTGGTCGGGCTGGTCGAGGACGACGAGGGCGTCTTCTCGGGCACGGGTCCCACGACGCTGGCCACCGCGCCCGACGCCCTGGCCTGGTCCGCGGACCTCTACGGCGACCTGCCCAGCGGTCAGCCGCGCAGCGGCTACGGCACCGTCCTCGTGGTGGACGCGGCCGGGACGAGCCCGGAGCAGGCCCGGGACGCCGTCGCGCAGCGCCTGGGCTCAGCCGGGCTGCCGGTGCAGACCGGGAGCTGGGACCCCTCGCAGGGCTGGAGCGGAGACGCGCCGCCCGTCGACGTCCTCACCGTCGCGCAGGTGGTCGACAGGTCCGTCGACAGCGCCCTGGGCGGGACCCGGGTCCTCACCGGCGTGGTCCTCGCCTTCGCCGCGGTGGCGCTCTTCGTGGCCACCACGGTGATCACCAACACGTTCTCGGTGCTGGTGGCCCAGCGCACCCGGCAGCTGGCGCTGCTGCGCTGCGTGGGGGCCACCAAGGGGCAGGTGCGCCGCAGCGTGCTGCTCGAGGCCGCTGCGCTGGGGCTCGTCGCGTCGGTCGCCGGTGTGGCGCTGGGTTCCGGCCTGGCCGCTGTCGCCGCCCTGGTGCTCGCGCACTACGCGCCCGGGGCGCCGGTGCCCACCGGCGTGGTCGTCACGCCGGCCGCCGTGCTCGTGCCGCTGGCCGTCGGCGTCGCGGCGACCCTCCTGGCGGCGCTGGTCCCCGCCAGGGCGGCCACCCGGGTCTCCCCGCTCGCGGCGCTGCGACCGGCCACCGCGCCGGACCTGCGCACCCGCACCTCCCGGGTGCGCCTCGTGCTGTCCCTGGTCCTCCTGGTGGGCGGTGGCGCGCTCCTCGTGCTGGGGACGCTGTTCGCCACCGGGAGCTTCGCCGACGCCGTCGGCGCGGCGACGGGCACGTCCGACGAGCTGGCCCAGTACGGCGTGCTCGTCGCCGTCGCCGGGGGGATGGCGTCCTTCACCGGGGTGCTGGTCGGCCAGGTCTTCCTCGTGCCGCGCACGGTGTCGCTCGTCGGCGGGCTCGTGGCCCGCGCCGGCGGTGCACCGGCGCGCCTGGCCGCGCTCAACGCCGTCCGCAACCCCCGGCGGACCGCGTCCACGGCGGGCGCCCTGCTCATCGGCACCACGCTCGTGGCGCTCATGGTGGTCGGCGCCGCCACCACCAGCCGGACGCTCGGCGCAGCGCTCGACCGGCAGTTCCCGGTGGACGTGCAGGTCACGACGGTTCCCGAGGGGACGTCCCGCACCGGGCCGGGCCTCGACGCGTCCGTGGTCAGCGCGGTGCGCGCCGTGCCGGGGGTGTCGGCGTCCGCGCTGCTCACCACCGGTGAGGTGGTCACCAGCGGAGGGCCGGCCGCCCACTCGCGGGGGGAGGTCTACGGCCTCGACGTCATCTCCGGGAACCGCGACGACCTCGCCTCGGTGCTGGCCCACCCCGCGGACGTCGCCCCCCTGGCCCCCGGCACCGCGGTCATCTCCCCGGAGACCGCCGAGCGCCTCGGGGTCCGCGACGGCGATCAGCTCGACCTGAGGGCCGTCACCGCGCTCGACGGCGGAGAGGGCGCCGACGGCGCCACGACGACCGACGCCGCGGACGCCGCTGGCGCCGAGCACGCCGTGCGGGTCGCCGTGACGGACGTCGGAGGGCCGCAGGTGGTGCTGGACAGCTCCGACGCAGCGGCGCTGCAGCTGGGCGACGCCCAGAGCGAGATGTGGCTGCGCACCGGCCCGACCGCCGACGCCGTCGAGGTGGTCGACCAGGTCCAGTCCGCCGTCACGGAGGTCGCCGGCACCGACACGGGTGCCGCGCCGGTCTCCGTGAGCGGCCTCGCGGCGCAGCGCGCGGTCTACGAGAAGGTCATCGACACGATGCTGCTCGTGGTGGTGGGCCTGCTCGCCGTCGCCGTCGTCATCGCCCTGGTGGGGGTGGCCAACACCCTGAGCCTGTCGGTGATCGAGAGGACCCGCGAGAACGCGGTGCTGCGGGCGCTCGGGCTCACGCGGGGCCAGCTGCGCCGCATGCTGGCCCTCGAGGGCGCACTGGTGGCGGGCGTCGGCGGGCTGCTCGGCGTGGTGCTGGGGTCCCTGTACGGCTGGGCCGGGGCGGCCTCGCTGCTCGGCGGCGTCGCCGCCGCCGGCGGAGACGCCATCTGGACGCCCTCGCTGCCCTGGGGGCGGCTCGGGCTGCTGCTCGCCGTCGCCGTCGTCGCCGGTCTGCTCGCGTCGGTGCTGCCCGCCCGGCGCGCGGTCCGCACCCCGCCCGTCGCCGCCCTGGCGGACCAGTGA
- a CDS encoding response regulator — translation MIRVLLVDDQQLLRAGFRMVIDSQPDLQVVGEAGDGEQAVSMARAVTPDVVLMDVRMPRVDGIEATARITASLPDSKVVVLTTFDIDEYALAAIRAGASGFLLKDAPPEELLAAVRTVHAGDAVIAPSTTRRLLEHVAPLLAAEGAEDGGAASALDALTEREREVLVLMARGRSNTEIAGDLHVAEATVKTHVGRVLAKLGARDRVQAVVTAYETGLVRPGG, via the coding sequence GTGATCAGGGTCCTCCTCGTCGACGACCAGCAGCTGCTGCGCGCCGGCTTCCGCATGGTCATCGACTCCCAGCCCGACCTGCAGGTGGTGGGGGAGGCCGGTGACGGCGAGCAGGCCGTCTCGATGGCCCGCGCGGTCACCCCGGACGTGGTGCTCATGGACGTGCGCATGCCCCGCGTCGACGGCATCGAGGCCACCGCGCGCATCACCGCGTCACTGCCGGACTCGAAGGTGGTGGTGCTCACCACCTTCGACATCGACGAGTACGCCCTGGCCGCCATCCGGGCCGGGGCCAGCGGGTTCCTCCTCAAGGACGCCCCGCCCGAGGAGCTGCTGGCCGCCGTGCGCACCGTGCACGCCGGCGACGCGGTCATCGCGCCGTCCACCACGCGGCGCCTCCTCGAGCACGTCGCGCCCCTGCTGGCCGCCGAGGGGGCCGAGGACGGCGGAGCGGCCAGCGCCCTGGACGCCCTCACCGAGCGCGAGCGGGAGGTGCTGGTGCTCATGGCCCGCGGCAGGTCCAACACCGAGATCGCCGGAGACCTCCACGTGGCCGAGGCGACCGTCAAGACGCACGTCGGCCGGGTGCTCGCCAAGCTGGGCGCGCGCGACCGCGTGCAGGCCGTCGTCACCGCCTACGAGACGGGCCTGGTGCGCCCCGGCGGGTAG
- a CDS encoding HAD family hydrolase: MSDAHHQTGTSDQHPLPQAVLWDMDGTLVDTEPYWFAAEFGLVADHGGSWSEAQARSLVGSDLRESARRLRTEGGVDLVIDEVVAELLRRVVEQFRRDVPWRPGARELLTAVGDAGVPCALVTMSWKVLADELVALLPEGTFAAVVTGDAVTRGKPAPDPYLEAARRLSADPSRCVALEDSTTGVTSALAAGVPTVGIPCVVELEGRPGLVRVASLEGRDPAWLAAVAAGAAPDEGASTPLVR, from the coding sequence GTGAGCGACGCACACCACCAGACCGGCACCAGCGACCAGCACCCGCTGCCGCAGGCGGTGCTCTGGGACATGGACGGCACCCTCGTCGACACCGAGCCGTACTGGTTCGCCGCCGAGTTCGGTCTCGTCGCCGACCACGGCGGCTCCTGGAGCGAGGCCCAGGCCCGCTCGCTGGTCGGATCCGACCTGCGCGAGTCGGCCCGCCGGCTGCGGACCGAGGGCGGTGTCGACCTCGTCATCGACGAGGTCGTCGCCGAGCTGCTGCGCCGCGTGGTCGAGCAGTTCCGCCGCGACGTGCCCTGGCGCCCCGGGGCTCGCGAGCTGCTCACCGCCGTCGGCGACGCCGGCGTCCCCTGCGCGCTGGTGACCATGTCGTGGAAGGTGCTGGCCGACGAGCTGGTCGCCCTGCTGCCCGAGGGGACCTTCGCCGCCGTCGTCACCGGGGACGCCGTGACGCGCGGCAAGCCCGCCCCCGACCCCTACCTCGAGGCCGCCCGGCGCCTGTCCGCGGACCCCTCCCGCTGCGTGGCCCTGGAGGACTCCACCACCGGCGTCACCAGCGCGCTCGCGGCGGGCGTGCCCACCGTCGGCATCCCCTGCGTGGTGGAGCTGGAGGGCCGTCCGGGCCTGGTGCGGGTGGCCTCGCTGGAGGGGCGCGACCCGGCGTGGCTCGCCGCCGTGGCCGCCGGTGCCGCCCCCGACGAGGGCGCCTCGACGCCCCTCGTGCGCTGA
- a CDS encoding ABC transporter substrate-binding protein → MRALRRPSRPVRRRAPRLVGAAAAVLAAAVALTGCAQSQRDTSSADGSSGSGGSGGGTFVFAASSDPVMLDPAFASDGETFRVARQIFEGLVGTQPGTADPAPLLAEKWTGSADGLTWTFDLKQGVKFSDGTDFNGEAVCANFDRWYDWTGVNQSGNISYYYGSIFKGFKTSDDPAKQGGIYGGCTAPSATQATVTLTKPFAGFIQALSLPAFSMQSPTAMEKYDANNTGGTEDDPRFSAYATEHPTGTGPFVFDSWERGQQVTLTPNPSYWGDKPKVDEVIIRTIADGNARLQALQAGDIDGYDLVAPGDIDGLESGGFQVVNRPAFNILYLGFNQANPALADVRVRQAISYAIDKDAVISQSLPQGSKPAVEFIPDTVAGYNPDVTTYDYDPAKAKQLLAEAGQSNLTLDFNYPTDVSRPYMPAPEATFTAIQSQLEAVGIKVNPVANKWSPDYLDKIQGGSDHGIHLLGWTGDYNDPDNFLGVFFGQKSNEWGFDNAQLFDALTAARGLPTRDEQIPAYQAINEQIAQFAPGVPISSPVPSLAFAKKVQGYQPSPVQDEVWNTVTLAQS, encoded by the coding sequence GTGCGAGCCCTCCGTCGTCCCTCCCGCCCCGTGCGGCGCCGCGCGCCGCGTCTGGTGGGGGCCGCCGCCGCCGTCCTGGCCGCCGCTGTCGCCCTGACGGGCTGCGCGCAGAGCCAGCGCGACACCTCCTCCGCCGACGGCTCGTCGGGCTCCGGCGGCTCCGGGGGCGGCACGTTCGTCTTCGCGGCCTCCTCCGACCCGGTCATGCTCGACCCGGCGTTCGCCTCCGACGGCGAGACGTTCCGCGTGGCGCGGCAGATCTTCGAGGGCCTCGTCGGCACCCAGCCCGGCACCGCCGACCCCGCGCCGCTGCTCGCGGAGAAGTGGACCGGCAGCGCCGACGGCCTGACATGGACCTTCGACCTCAAGCAGGGCGTGAAGTTCTCCGACGGCACCGACTTCAACGGCGAGGCGGTCTGCGCGAACTTCGACCGCTGGTACGACTGGACCGGCGTCAACCAGTCCGGGAACATCAGCTACTACTACGGCTCGATCTTCAAGGGCTTCAAGACCAGCGACGACCCGGCCAAGCAGGGCGGCATCTACGGCGGCTGCACGGCGCCGTCGGCCACGCAGGCCACGGTGACCCTCACCAAGCCCTTCGCGGGCTTCATCCAGGCGCTGTCGCTGCCCGCGTTCTCCATGCAGAGCCCCACGGCCATGGAGAAGTACGACGCGAACAACACCGGCGGCACCGAGGACGACCCGCGCTTCTCCGCCTACGCCACCGAGCACCCCACCGGCACCGGGCCCTTCGTCTTCGACTCCTGGGAGCGCGGCCAGCAGGTCACCCTCACGCCGAACCCGAGCTACTGGGGCGACAAGCCCAAGGTCGACGAGGTCATCATCCGCACCATCGCCGACGGCAACGCCCGCCTGCAGGCGCTGCAGGCCGGTGACATCGACGGCTACGACCTCGTGGCACCCGGTGACATCGACGGCCTGGAGTCCGGCGGCTTCCAGGTGGTCAACCGCCCGGCGTTCAACATCCTCTACCTGGGCTTCAACCAGGCGAACCCGGCGCTGGCCGACGTCCGCGTCCGCCAGGCGATCTCCTACGCCATCGACAAGGACGCCGTCATCAGCCAGTCCCTGCCGCAGGGCAGCAAGCCGGCGGTCGAGTTCATCCCCGACACGGTGGCGGGCTACAACCCGGACGTCACGACGTACGACTACGACCCCGCCAAGGCCAAGCAGCTGCTCGCCGAGGCCGGCCAGTCCAACCTCACCCTGGACTTCAACTACCCGACCGACGTCTCCCGGCCGTACATGCCGGCGCCGGAGGCCACCTTCACGGCCATCCAGAGCCAGCTCGAGGCCGTGGGCATCAAGGTCAACCCCGTCGCCAACAAGTGGAGCCCGGACTACCTGGACAAGATCCAGGGCGGCTCCGACCACGGCATCCACCTGCTGGGGTGGACCGGCGACTACAACGACCCCGACAACTTCCTCGGCGTCTTCTTCGGCCAGAAGTCGAACGAGTGGGGCTTCGACAACGCCCAGCTGTTCGACGCGCTGACCGCCGCCCGGGGCCTGCCCACGCGCGACGAGCAGATCCCGGCGTACCAGGCCATCAACGAGCAGATCGCGCAGTTCGCCCCGGGCGTGCCGATCTCCTCGCCGGTGCCCTCGCTGGCCTTCGCGAAGAAGGTCCAGGGCTACCAGCCCTCGCCCGTCCAGGACGAGGTCTGGAACACCGTCACCCTCGCGCAGTCCTGA
- a CDS encoding ABC transporter permease has translation MLRFVVRRLLLLVPVLAGLVVLLFAWLRALPGDPARALLGQRATPESIAQVNAAYGFDQPLPVQFLTYVGRLLRGDLGSSSASGEPVLDSFLSRFPATIELSVAALLFAVVLGIPLGYAAARRAGGALDTLMVGGSLLGVTIPVFFLAYLLKIVFSQWLPWLPTSGRQDPRIDATHVTGFYVLDGILTREWDASWDAVVHLVLPGIALGTIPLAIIVRITRASVLEVLGEDHVRTARAKGLPRALISRRHVLRNALLPVVTTIGLQTGLLFSGAVLTESVFAFNGIGSYLFQAISQLDYAVLQGFILFIALTYALVNLVVDLLYGVIDPRVRLS, from the coding sequence GTGCTGAGGTTCGTCGTCCGGCGCCTGCTGCTGCTGGTGCCGGTGCTGGCGGGGCTCGTGGTCCTGCTCTTCGCATGGCTGCGGGCCCTGCCCGGCGACCCGGCCCGCGCGCTGCTCGGCCAGCGCGCGACGCCGGAGTCCATCGCCCAGGTCAACGCCGCGTACGGCTTCGACCAGCCGCTGCCGGTGCAGTTCCTCACCTACGTGGGGCGGCTGCTGCGCGGTGACCTGGGCTCCTCGAGCGCCTCCGGTGAGCCGGTGCTCGACTCGTTCCTGTCGCGCTTCCCCGCGACCATCGAGCTGAGCGTCGCGGCGCTGCTGTTCGCCGTCGTCCTCGGCATCCCGCTGGGGTACGCGGCGGCGCGGCGCGCCGGAGGTGCGCTGGACACGCTCATGGTGGGTGGCTCGCTGCTCGGCGTGACCATCCCGGTGTTCTTCCTGGCCTACCTGCTGAAGATCGTCTTCTCGCAGTGGCTGCCGTGGCTGCCGACCTCGGGCCGCCAGGACCCCCGCATCGACGCCACCCACGTCACGGGCTTCTACGTGCTCGACGGGATCCTCACGCGCGAGTGGGACGCCAGCTGGGACGCCGTCGTGCACCTGGTGCTGCCGGGCATCGCCCTGGGCACCATCCCGCTGGCGATCATCGTGCGCATCACCCGCGCCTCCGTGCTGGAGGTGCTCGGGGAGGACCACGTTCGCACCGCGCGGGCCAAGGGCCTGCCGCGGGCGCTCATCAGCCGCCGGCACGTGCTGCGCAACGCGCTGCTGCCCGTGGTCACCACCATCGGCCTGCAGACGGGCCTGCTGTTCTCCGGGGCGGTGCTCACCGAGTCGGTGTTCGCCTTCAACGGCATCGGCAGCTACCTGTTCCAGGCCATCAGCCAGCTCGACTACGCCGTCCTGCAGGGGTTCATCCTGTTCATCGCCCTCACGTACGCCCTGGTCAACCTCGTGGTCGACCTGCTGTACGGCGTCATCGACCCCCGGGTGAGGCTCTCGTGA